The DNA segment TTCGTTCCGGATCGCGGCTTTTCTGTGTCCGGATGCTATGCGCGGCGGGCCGGGGGTGCAGCGAGTCGGGTGCGATACCGCCTGTGAATCACAGGAGGAGAGCATGCGCAGACAGATACTGCACGCAGGGGCGGGGCAGCTTCGCTACATGATACGCGAGATTGTGCAGATTGCCCGGGAGATCGAGCGGCTGGGCCAGCCGGTTTTGTGGGAGAACATCGGGGATCCGGTTCGCAAGGGCGAGTCACCGCCGGACTGGATCAAGCAGCTGGTGGGGCAGGCGGCGACCGAGGATATGTCCTACGCTTACTCGGATACGCAGGGAGAGGCGGCTACGCGGGGGTTTCTGGCCGAGCGTGCCAACGGCAGGCTGGACGGGGAAGCTGCCGGCGCGCGGATTACCCCGGATGACATCCTGTTCTTTAACGGCCTGGGGGATGCGGTGTCCAAGCTGTTCGGGCAGCTGCGGCCGCAGGCGCGGGTGATCGGGCCGAGTCCGGCGTACTCGACGCATTCCAGTGCGGAGGCGGCCCACTCGGGCTACGAGCATTTGACCTATCAGCTGGATCCGGAGAACGGCTGGCTACCGGATCTGCAGGAGCTGGAGAATACGATCCATTACAATCCGACGATCGCGGGTATTCTGATTATCAACCCGGATAATCCGACCGGGGTGGTGTATCCGCGGCATATCCTGGAGGGGTTTGTGGCGATCGCCCGGCGCTACAATCTGTTTCTGATCTGCGACGAGACCTATGCCCATGTGGTGTACGGCGGGGCGCAGGAGGTTCACCTGAATCAGATCATCGGGGATGTGCCGGGGATTGCAATGCGCAGCATCTCCAAGGAATTCCCGTGGCCCGGGGCGCGCTGCGGCTGGATCGAGGTGTACAACCGTACCGCGGATGCGGATTTTGCGGGGTATGTCGAGAGTATCCTGGCGGCCAAGCGTCTGGAGGTGTGTTCTACCACCCTGCCGCAGCGGGTAATTCCGCTGGTGATGGGTGATGCGCGCTATGCCGGGCATCTGGGACAGCGCAACCGGGAGTACGAATCGCGGGCGGGGGAGGTGTGTGCGGCGTTGTCGGGTATTCCGGGGGTCCGGGTGAACCGCCCGCAGGGGGGATTCTTTGCGACTCCGGTGTTCGATCCGGCGATGCTGCCGGCGGCGGGGCGTCTGGAGATTGCCAATCCGGGGATCCGGCGCCTGGTGGAGCAGCGACTGCCGGGGGCGGCGGCGGATGCGCGGTTTGTGTACTGGCTCCTGGGCAGTACCGGGATCTGTACGGTGCCGCTGTCGGGGTTCTGCAGCCGGCTGCCGGGGTTCCGGATGACCCTGCTGGAGAGCGACCCCGAGGTGCGCGCGGGGATGCTGGACAGGCTTGCGGCGGCGATCCGCAGCTATGGGTAGGGCTGGCTGGGGTCAGGCAGCGGAGGGCGCCCGGTCAACGATCAATTATACTCACCTCGAAAAACACCTCGGTTTTGATGCGCGGGTCGTCCTCGGGCGACTCGATGTACTGGATGAGTTTCTCGACGGCGTAGGCACCGATCTCGGCGGTGGGCTGACTCACCACCGAGACGGGGTATTTCAGGTAATCGAGCCACTTGTTGTCGTCGTAGGTTATTACCTGAATGTCCTCGGGAATGCGGATGTGGGTTTCGTGCAGGGCGCTGATGGTTTCGTAGCAGAGGTCGGATGTTGCGCAAATCAGGCCGTCGAAGTCGTGTTCGGTAATAAAGCGGGCAATGCGCGAGAATGAGTCTTCCTTGTCGTAGTGCAGCTTGAGCACCTGGGGCTGATAGGCCGGGGTGGTTTCTACCACGCTGGCTTTGTAGCCGATGATCCGTTTGCGCACGGTGTAGACATGCTCGGAATATCCAATGAAGCCGATGCGGCTGCAGCCTTTGTTCTGCAGATGCCGATAGGCCATCACGCTGCTTTCAAAGTTGTTGATACCGACAAAGGTGCGGTTGTGTTCGTCGTACTGCCGGTCCACCAGTACCACCGGGAGAGAGGTTTCACGCAGTTCACGAGGGAAGGTGCGGGAGTCGATCGGGGCGATAATCATGCCGGAAACATCGCGTTCCAGGATAGTATGGATGTTCTTCTCTTCTTTTTCCGGGTCCATTTCCGAGTCACACAACAGGATAGACAGGCCGTTCTCGGAGGCAATGGTCTCGATGGCCTTTACCAGCGCCACGTAATAGTCTTCGCGGATGTCGGCCACGATAACACCGAGTATACCTTCGGCAGCGGCGGGGCGTTTTCTGGTTTTTCTGGTGCTGTATTCCAGGCGATTCATGGCGTCCAATACCAGCGACCGGGTCTCGCTGTTCACGTGGCGGGTTTTATTTATGACATGCGAGACGGTTGTAATGGACACGCCGGTTTCGTTGGCTATGTCCTGCATGGTCACGGATTTTTTTCGCGCAGTCTGCTTCTTGCTCATGGGTGCACCTTGCCAGCTGTTGGATGGTTTCAGTATATGGCGGGGAGCGCCCATCGTCAACGAATCCGTGCGCAAATCGATAAAAAAATAGCGTAAAATTTGCGCAAAAATTGCTTGACGGGTGATATGTTCCGTGAGAGCATACAACTATGACCGAAACACATATGGAAAAACAGGGTTC comes from the Spirochaeta africana DSM 8902 genome and includes:
- a CDS encoding pyridoxal phosphate-dependent aminotransferase — translated: MRRQILHAGAGQLRYMIREIVQIAREIERLGQPVLWENIGDPVRKGESPPDWIKQLVGQAATEDMSYAYSDTQGEAATRGFLAERANGRLDGEAAGARITPDDILFFNGLGDAVSKLFGQLRPQARVIGPSPAYSTHSSAEAAHSGYEHLTYQLDPENGWLPDLQELENTIHYNPTIAGILIINPDNPTGVVYPRHILEGFVAIARRYNLFLICDETYAHVVYGGAQEVHLNQIIGDVPGIAMRSISKEFPWPGARCGWIEVYNRTADADFAGYVESILAAKRLEVCSTTLPQRVIPLVMGDARYAGHLGQRNREYESRAGEVCAALSGIPGVRVNRPQGGFFATPVFDPAMLPAAGRLEIANPGIRRLVEQRLPGAAADARFVYWLLGSTGICTVPLSGFCSRLPGFRMTLLESDPEVRAGMLDRLAAAIRSYG
- a CDS encoding LacI family DNA-binding transcriptional regulator — its product is MSKKQTARKKSVTMQDIANETGVSITTVSHVINKTRHVNSETRSLVLDAMNRLEYSTRKTRKRPAAAEGILGVIVADIREDYYVALVKAIETIASENGLSILLCDSEMDPEKEEKNIHTILERDVSGMIIAPIDSRTFPRELRETSLPVVLVDRQYDEHNRTFVGINNFESSVMAYRHLQNKGCSRIGFIGYSEHVYTVRKRIIGYKASVVETTPAYQPQVLKLHYDKEDSFSRIARFITEHDFDGLICATSDLCYETISALHETHIRIPEDIQVITYDDNKWLDYLKYPVSVVSQPTAEIGAYAVEKLIQYIESPEDDPRIKTEVFFEVSIIDR